The Dendropsophus ebraccatus isolate aDenEbr1 chromosome 3, aDenEbr1.pat, whole genome shotgun sequence genomic interval agctgagctgtatatgtgtaatgtacatgtagctgagctgtatatgtgtgtaatgtacatgtagctgagctgtatatgtgtaatgtacatgtagctgagctgtatgtgtgtaatgtacatgtagctgagctgtatatgtgtgtaatgtacatgtagctgagctgtatatgtgtgtaatgtacatgtagctgagctgtctgtgtgtaatgtacatgtagctgagctgtatgtgtgtgtaatgtacatgtagctaagctgtatatgtgtgtgattaCAGCTATGGCTCTGGGTGACATTGTGTGCTCGGccatatctctgtatataaaaaTACGACCAGAGGGATAGAAGAGAGAAGGGATAGAAGACGGGTCTCTGATATTACAGATGAGTTGCTGTATGTGATATACCGGGCAGGGTCTTTCTTCTTGTGTTACAGATATAGGGTCTGGGGACAATCTACAATGATTCTGATAGGTCTCTATGACTTCAAGGACTCTTGAGGAATCTGAAACATATAAAGGTTTGGGTGTTCGGAGGCTCCGGGGATTGTGGAGTATGAGGAATTGAATGTTACTAATCCTCCATCTATGGGCAGtggtatcgggggggggggtcacaaaacACTGGCAATATGAAGCGTAAAAAGGTCCAATGCCTCCTGCTATCCCCTGTGGCCTATTGGCTGGGCTGAGTGTTTTGGTTTACTGTCTATTGTTTGGGGGGGGTTAAAGTTTATGTTTTGTTAGGGGTTAGTGTGTTAGCGATCTAAACTGCATTTGCTGTTCTTTAAAATGCACAACGGTATGAGATGACCGCCTATTCGGCAGTAACTCTATGGAGGCTGGATTGTTTTCTTGAATGGACGCTGTGTAAAGTGACTATTGAAAGTTTATCTTACACATTTAAAGGAATTCTCTTAATATGGAcactaaggggagatttatcaaacataatgtaaaatgagactggctcagtcgcccctagcaaccaatcagatcccacctttcattttacaaagtgtctgtgaggaatgaaaggtggaatctgattggttgccgggggcaactgagacgggttcactttacaccatgtctgataaatctgtgcCAAAGTGTTGTGACTATTAAGGTCTTCGAGGGTACTCAGAACCATAAACCATGAAATGTATTTGTAGAGAGGAAGACTACGGACGCTAATGTAACAATCTGGTGCAATAGATCCTCAGAGTAAGGGATAGAGACTCTGGTGATCACTCAGGATCTCTGCAGAACATTTGGGGTCAGATCATTTTCTTCTCTAAGAATCCTATGAAGTCTTCATTGTCCCTAGGACTgtcccatcatcatcctcatacaGGATTGTGAAACTCCCTCCATGTTCCTCTGATCCCGTCTCGTTGGTTATCGGTGGTATATCTATGGTGGAGGTCCACCCGCGCTTCTTCCTCCAGCTCCACCGCCATGGCCCCTTCCTCCAGCTCCACCACCCATGTCTCTTCCTTTTGATCCACCACCCGCGCCTCTTCCTCTAGCTCCACCACCAGGGCGCCTTCCTCCTGCTCCACCACCCGCGCCTCTTCCTCTAGCTCCACCACCAGGACGCCTTCCTCCAGCTCCACCACCAGGACGCCTTCCTCCAGCTCCACCACCCATGTCTCTTCCTTTTGATCCACCACCCGCGCCTCTTCCTCCAGCTCCACCACCCGCGCCTCTTCCTCCAGCTCCACCACCAGGGCGCCTTCCTCCAGCTCCACCACCAGGGCGGCTTCCTCCAGCTCCACCACCAGGGCGCCTTCCTCCAGCTCCACCACCCGCGCCTCTTCCTCCAGCTCCACCACCATGGCCCCTTCCTCCAGCTCCACCACCCATGTCTCTTCCTTTTGATCCACCACCTGCGCCTCTTCCTCCAGCTCCACCACCAGGACGCCTTCCTCCAGCTCCACCACCCATGTCTCTTCCTTTTGATCCACCACCCGCGACTCTTCCTCCAGCTCCACCACCCACGCCTCTTCCCCCAGCTCCACCACCATGGCCCCTTCCTCCAGCTCCACCACCATGGCCCCTTCCTCCAGCTCCACCACCATGGCCCCTTCCTCCAGCTCCACCACCCATGTCTCTTCCTTTTGATCCACCACCTGCACCTCTTCCTCTAGCTTTAGCACCAGGATGCCTTCCTCCAGCTATACCACCTGCGCCTCTTCCTCCAGCTCCATCACCCATGTCTCTTCCTTTTGATCCACCACCCCCACCTCTTCCTCCAGCTCCAGCACCAGGGCGCCTTCCTCTATGTCCACCACCCCCACCTCTTCCTCCAGCTCCACCACCAGGGCGCCTTTCTCTATGTTCACCACCCCCACCTCTTCCTCCAGCTCCACCACCATGGTCCCTTCCTCCAGCTCCACTACCAGGGCACCTTCCTCTATGTCCAACATCCCCACCTCTTCCTCCAGCTCCACCACCTGAGCCACTTCCTTTTGCTCCACCACCCCCACCTCTTCCTCCAGCTCCACCACCAGGGCGCCTTTTTCTATGTTCACCACCCCCACCTCTTCCTCCAGCTCCACCACCTGAGCCACTTCCTTTTGCTCCACCACCATGGCCCCTTCCTCCAGCTCCACCACCATGGTCCCTTCCTCCAGCTCCACCACCATGGTCCCTTCCTCCAGCTCCACCACCATGGTCCCTTCCTCCAGCTCCACCACCATGGTCCCTTCCTCCAGCTCCACCACCAGGGCACCTTCCTCTATGTCCAACACCCCCACCTCTTCCTCCAGCTCCACAACCCGAGCCCCTTCCTTTCTCGGCGTCTCGGTATAATTGATTTTACAGTGCGGTACATGAGCCCCACAGCAGAGCGGaggtttttcctttgacttcctaTCTGTACAATTTAATCAGCGTTTCTCCGGCAATCATTAccgcggttgttgttttaatattGTTAGATGTGAGTTTCTGTCTGACTCATTTTTCCTCTATTGTAAAATCTGCTTCTATCTCGGCCGCTATTTTATTTCCAGGTAAAGAAACACAGAACCTTTTATCTTGTCTCCTAATCTGCTGTATTTTGGCTTCTCCTGATAATTTTGCGCTGTACGGCCGGCTTGTCCTTTGATTGCCTACAATATGCAGAAATTACTCTCTCGCTCTCTCGTTGACGGTATTATTTTGGCACTGTAAGAGCATATTTTATaagcactgtatagcagtattatttatgtactgtttgattatattatataagcactatatggcagtataatcTATGCACTGTATTTTATATaagcagtgtatggcggtataatgtaaGCACTTTATTGCAGTATTAATCATGCACTCTATGATCATATTATataagcactgtatggcagtataatttatgcactgtatattatataagcactgtatggcagtataatttatgcactgtatattatataagcactgtatggcagtataatttatgcactgtatattatataagcactgtatggcagtataatttatgcactgtatattatataagcactgtatggcagtataatttatgcactgtatattatataagcagtgtatggcagtataatttatgcactgtatattatataagcactgtatggcagtataatttatgcactgtatattatataagcactgtatggcagtataatttatgcactgtatattatataagcactgtatggcagtataagttatgcactgtatattatataagcactgtatggcagtataatttatgcactgtatattatataagcaCTGTATGCATTCTAAAATGTGAAATTCTCTTAAGTTGTTTCATTGGTCTTTTCTATTGTATTTAAAATACTATAGTTATATATTTTGCTATACAAATGTTgctatttaaattttattatttccACATCCCTTCTCCATCCAACCAATGAGAGGATGGCTTATTTAACCCCtacatgaccaaggtcattgatgcccggataTCCATggcaaattaatacaatgttcctccccaccttataagagccatagcgcttttattttcccacctacagggctggttggggtgtcatttttttgtgccacgatctctagtttttattactatcatattggtgtaagagaaaaatttggatagcttttaataatttttaatcctgatatataatttttaaaaaatcagcaatcctggtgtgttttctttttttttccgttAATGCCGTTCACCGTGAAGGAACTATAATGGTATActgtaatagattggacaattctgcacgctacaatgtataatatgtttatttttttttacatatttttatgtgGTCCTGCACACACTAAAggccctgaagtcaggaacgtatataactgtatagtgGACGTGAAGGGTTAAAGAGGGGGGACTTGTAGTGTACTGGAGTTCGGGGTTTCCCAAGGTGGGCAGAGAATGGACCCTATATTATATTGACATAGATGTTGTAATATATTGGTCGTTCTTtattgtattatagagaggagccatgctggagatgaGTAATTATAGGTATTCATCTACACACCACATCAGgaagttaccatagcaacacacACTTCCTCTATAgtgtaccctaagggtcctattccacgggccgaggagggcccgatcaacgatgtaaacgagtgccgatctgctagatcgccgctcgtttactaggcctattcaaCGGCCagatgatcgttgagcaagggctgcgaggacatcccagcctgtgattggctgagcgctctgtcagctgaccggccattctgaagatagagcgcgcaggtcCCGGGGACGAAGACaaagcggagaagaagcctggacaggtaatgtatgatgatgcttgtcaaatcgtcagtcgcccgccgtagaccgctattcaaccatagcgatgcgcggtgggggaacgatgttttaagtctggccctaaatgaacgatcagccgatgacacaatcatcggctgatcgttctctattccaccgaacgataatcggctgaatcgggccaaatggggccgattatcgttactgtggaatagggccctaaaggtccattaacacagaaagattatctgccaaagatttgaagccaaagtcgggaacagactataaacagagatcaggttatacaggaaagcctgaaatttttcctctttttaaatccattcctggctttggcttcaaatctttggcagataatctttctgtgtaaatggacccttactcatAAAGGTATTGACACCAAGGTGCAACTTGACATACCCTTAGTATATTCCTGGGCTCTGACACCTTGTGGCTTATGGACCGGCCCAGataaccttaaccccttcaagaccgagccctttgatgcacagaaGTCCAGGTCAGatcaatgcaatgttcctcctcgccttctaagagccatagcgcttttatttttccaactacagggctggttgaggtgtcatttttttgcgccatgatctctagtttttaattatatcatattagtgtaactgaaaaattttgatcgctttttaaaaaaaaaaaaaaaaaaatatttctgatatataatttaaaaaaaataagcaatcctgttttttttttccttctgtttacaccgttcacccagGGCCGATTGTAGCTtttgtgctgcctgaggcgaaaattaaaatacgccccccctcccccatcctagAATCAATTGTTTATCAACTATCCCCATGTGAATACCGCAGCTATCAGTaaacttattattttttcaatgtgtattatgatgttatacagaatctcatactacacctcagctgctgcagaacctcataacacacctcagctgctgcagaacctcataacacacctcagctgctgcagaacctcatcctacacttcagctgctgcagaacctcatcctacacctcagctgctgcagaacctcatcctacgcctcagctgctgcagaacctcatcatacacctcagctgctgcagaacctcataacacacctcagctgctgcagaacctcataacacacctcagctgctgcagaacctcatcctacacttcagctgctgcagaacctcatcctacacctcagctgctgcagaacctcatcctacgcctcagctgctgcagaacctcatcatacacctcagctgctgcagaacctcataacacacctcagctgctgcagaacctcataacacacctcagctgctgcagaacctcataacacacctcagctgctgcagaacctcataagactcttactttataaagaaccaggcataatatttaagctgaaattgttgtactacaagttccagcgcAGAGAGGCTGAGTGCTGGATCCAGACAAGCTGTGTGCTTCATTACTAACCAGTCTGCACAGCATGGCAGCCTGCTGCTCCACACTATTTAACAGTATGgtatggtatatggcagtatagtgtatatatggcagcacatgtagATGCATATGTACACTGTAGTATATTAGTGGAGGGGGTGGTATATAGTagcacatgtgtatatatatacaccaggggccacatatatatccacatttgCTGCTATACACCACCTCCACCGCTAATATACTACAATGTACATATgcatccacatgtgctgccatatataccacccccaccactatgccccagtgtacatactgtatatatccacatgtgctgccatatataccacccccactACTATGCctcagtgtacacactgtatatatccacatgtgctgccatatataccacccccactACTATGCctcagtgtacacactgtatatatccacatgtgctgccatatataccacccccaccactatgccccagtgtacatactggggggatggggagaagaggccatctataagggggggatggggagaagatggcatctataagggggggggggggagaaggtggcatctacaagggggggggatggggagaagatggcatctataagggggggagaaggtggcatctacaaggggggggggatggggagaaggggccatctataaggaagggggggagaggggggcatctataagggggggggatggggagaagaggccatctctaaggaaggggggggagaaagcggcatctataagaagggggtgggtggggagaagaggccatctataaggaaggggggagagggggacatctataagggagggagaagggggcatctataaagggggagaagaggccatctataaggaaggggggagggggacatctataagggagggagaagggggcatctataaagggggagaagaggccatctataaggaagggggggggaaagagggccatctataaggggggggcaacatagggggagagggggccatctataaggggacaacatagggggagagggggcctataagggcacaacataggggagggggggacaacatagggagagagggggattataaagggacaacattgggggatagggggccatctataagaggacaacataggaggggccatctataggggggcaacatagggggccatctataaggagggtcgacagagaggagggccatatactaaaatgggatcacatagagtcagcctacccactaaaggagtgtgtaaaggggacagtacagatgtgcagttagtatagagatgaggatggtgccagtgtgaggagactaatatgtctgtctggcagattctgtggatttgtggctcggagaagttctaacggcccaggacagatggcgaagaagatgaaaagggaagaactccgatcagagaagacgtctcctgtgagttactaatataactgcagtgtaatgtatatggagtacagaacctgtgtagagctgcgtccacctctatatgactggatgaggtgatagtgatctgtgtacagtggatcttattcagtagcagtggtggtgttagtcagtatgtggtgacattagtcagtatgcggtggcattagtcagtatgcggtggtattagtcagtatgtggtgacattagtcagtatgcggtggcattagtcagtgtgtggtaacattagtcagtgtgcggtggcattagtcagtgttAGTTGAcattagtcagtgtgcggtggcattagtcagtgcggtgacattagtcggtatgtggaggtatgtggtggtggtgttaaactcagcacggtgcCCAGGtccggaagcttctgtctctgtacactgtgtagtggtgaggacctgtaactgcagcaccgtgacatagtacagagacagaagcttctgaccccatttactgtgttattatctgtaattccagtcatggccgtgatgctacaacatgtagccgcgctgcactcacaacatcctctcataacttaTAACCGCAAGGCGAgtcggcctgtgtgctctgaaatgccagggctgattttcagtcccagtccggccctgactatGCCCCAGACTGGGGTATACACTGAGCATAGTAGTGGAGGAAGGGATGGGAGTCCggcacaggcaggaggaggaggagcacagacTGACAGGCTACAACGCAGCGCTGGTGCTGGAGGAGCCTCTGCTGCTGCTATCAGTCTGCACATCAGCCGGGATCAGGAGCTGCTGTCACAAAGACGGATGATGTGTCCTTTCTCCGGTGTGCACACACTCCTatctgcacactgctctgtctgaaCAGGCTCAGTCTGACTGAGCTCCCTCACCCACACAAAGCACAACTCTGGCTTACACCTAGCTGGCTCCCTCCCcggctctaagggccctattccaccggacgattatcgtttgtataatcgttaacgattagctatctcaaacgaccgctattgcgaaacacctgaaaaatgttcactcatttccatggaacgataatcgttacttttcttcgctatttattcgctattgcgttcgtatccattgcaaacgaccgaacgacgtcttattcaatgttaacgttttgcgaacgagcaacgataaaaataggtccaggtcttataaagcgatcaacgatttctcgttcggtcgttaatcgttaactgcatttcaatagaacgattatcgtttagattcgaacgatttaacgataatctgaacgataattgtccggtggaatagggccctaaggcctgaTCCCCCTCCCTTCCGACAGTCAACCCACCCCCCAGCCCTGACCTACAGACAATCAGCACCCTCAGCCACAAGCCTCCCCCCTTGCCCTAGTTAAAATACTTACTAGGAGTGGGGAAGAGGAGGGACCAAGTGcggagccgctgtggccggccgAGCAGGCATGTACCCAATTCTCAAGAAGACTGCTGGGTGACGTCATACGTAacagagagggtggcagggggccGGACCAGGGACTGAGCACTGCTAGAAGATcgggggctgctgtcattttagtgaagttacactaaaatgacagtgtcaGGGAAGAttctggcgccccctgcaggatcaCAGGAGCTGCCGCCCGAGGCGGAAGcctcactctgcctcatggcaggagcgggcctgCGTTCACCATGCGGAAACAAagtaatatcttaatagatcggaaaattcGGCACGCTAtatgatatgtttatttatattattttttaaactatttttataatgggcaagggggtattttaaacctttattgggagggggagttgtaagggttttttaatacttttaaaaactttttttttttactacactttttttcactgtaaaacatcattagattgcatgtactgatctaggCTGTGCCATAgcttagatcagtgttatcggcgatctatgcatagagcctgagagcagactctatgcatagaatgccaaaccgacaggacggaggcaAGTGGACTAGCCCCACCCGTtggtacatgcgatcgggacccccgcaggtcCCGATCACACcatgacagaagcttgttctgtcactgagtaccttaaacgctgcgatcgctatagattgcgccatttaaggggttaatgagacgcagctgcttctcattatcctcagctcccgggacactgatgtgtgcaggaccgctctcactgcagccgtcccgcacacatcaaagcCCTTTCAGTGTCAGGAACAAGCATATACGATCCTGCTCCACTTAGTATGtgaagcaggaacgtatatctacgtattgctgacgtgagGGGGTTAAAGGACTCCCAGGATCTCAAGGACTTTGTGGATCACTATCTATCTAATACACATAGGGCTACTTCACATATATCACTATGCCTCCAGATTAACATCAGTTTCCCATCTCTGGCAGTCGGCCATATTGAGATATATTAAGCACAAAGATATATACGTCTTATGCAAGTAAAGTCACTGTTGTACCTCACTGCCTTGACTCCCTGTTGTCTGATTTTCTCTGCACCTcatcaccatcaagggcttctCCATTATCACCTCCggcagcagtaatagagaagccccagggggaactacaagtaccagcatcacCTCTATAACCATCAGGCCCCTCTGTGGCCGTATTTACCTCAGGAAGCGGCAGAGAGTTATTAGCATTTGGCCTGTGACATATTTCTTCATTTATTCATCataacctccatcctccccgATATCCCCTCACTACAGACTGCTACACAttttctgtactgctgtgtgtctagtatctcctctacagtacagtgtgatactacatatcatgaagtatagtgtgatactacatgtcctgtactgctgtgtgtctagtatctcctctttgcattatagtgtgatactacatgtcctgtactgctgtgtgtgtctagtatctcctctacagtacagtgtgatactacatgtcctgtactggtgtgtgtgtctggtatcttctctatatagtatagtgtgatactacatgccctgtactgctgtgtgtgtctagtatctcctctatatagtatagtgtgatactacatgtcctgtactgctgtatgtgtctagtatctcctctacactatagtgtgatactacatgtcctgtactgctgtatgtgtctagtatctcctctctacagtatagtgtgatactacatgtcctgtactggtgtgtgtgtctagtatctcctctctacagtatagtgtgatactacatgtcctgtactgctgtgagtgtctagtatctcctctctacagtatagtgtgatactacatgtcctgtactggtgtgtgtgtctggtatcttctCTCTATAgtaaagtgtgatactacatgtcctgtacttctgtgggtctagtatctcctctatatagtatagtgtgatactacatgccctgtactgctgtgtgtgtctagtatctcctctatatagtatagtgtgatactacatgtcctgtactgctgtgtgtctagtatctcctctatatagtatagtgtgatactacatgtcctgtaccgctgtatgagtctagtatctcctctacagtatagtgtgatactacatgaccTGTTGGCCAATATATAGTGAAGTGGGAGTAGTGGAGTCAGCACTGCGTGGAGCTGCAGTGAAGGACGGACTAACCCACGATGGGGGACTGTCTTCTTTATTTCCGAAGGAGTCTACAAGTGTAATGAGGTGCCGACACGAGTCAGTAGTTTAGCTAAGTGCAAAGGCCGAGTCTCTACTGCAACTTGCAAACGAGTCCCTAGAGGGTCTCCAGGACAACTAGCTCTTCCACCAGGTGGACATGAACTCCCTATTATTGTGTCACTCCATGCCCACATAATAGCATCAGGCGGACATCTCTTCCCGTGGATTCAGGAGTTTTGGCCGTAACATAGAACGGTCgtcccagaaccaattaatatcgtacgATGAGGGACGACTGTATTGGGACTCATAAGATGGTGACATGTCTATTCATGGAATTGCTACTAAAATGTCATCAGTTGTTCTGTTATTATTCCTTATGTTGCTGTATATATTCCCCCCAATAGTCCCCGCCCCCAAATGTTACACTGACCAATAGCAGAATAGTAGTAGTATCCACCATCTTTATTagctgctaatatatatatatatatatatatacacacacaggatataacaATAGTAGCAGAGAGCGTGCGGCAGGAGCGCCGGAACACAACGGCCATTACTTCTTATGGGATTCTCTCCTAATCCCCGGAAAGCTGACGGATTGGAAAAGACTTAGAATTCTATTGGAGGAAAGAATTATTGGCGGGAAATGTTGGGATGGATCCAGCGGATATTGAGCATTAGTTTGCTGGAAGATATCTAGTTATTATTAGGAGGGAAAAGTCTTCTGGCCCTGTGACTTCTATCACCTAGATGAGATGGAAGGACTGGGATTGGATCTGCACATTCCTCAGCCCCTATGGCTAAAGCTTTATTTCCAGCCATACATATACCAGATACATATACGATGCAATTATTTCTTCCGAGTGTGAATTCTTTAAAGAGTAATAAGAGCTCATTTCAcagaaatggcttctcccctgtgtgaattttctgatgaCTCACAAGATATGATTTGAgtgtgaaacatttcccacattctggacatgtaAACGGCTTCTCcgctgtgtgagttctctgatgacgCAAAAGATATGATTTgagtgtaaaacattttccacattctggacatgtaaacgacttctcccctgtgtgaattttttgatggttATCAAGACTTgttttttgagtaaaacatttcccacattctgagcatgaaaacggcttctctcctgtgtgaattctttgatgcttaacaagatttgattttttagtaaaacatttcccacattctaaacatgaaaatggcctctcccctgtgtgGACTCTCTGGTGttcaaaaagttgtatttttatacgaaaacattttccacattctagacatgaaaatggcttctctcctgtgtgaattctttgatgatgaacaagatgtgattttactataaaagatttcccacattctgaacatgaaaaaggcttctcccctgtatgagttTTTTGATGATTAACAAGATTAGATTTTTTACAAAAAGCtctcccacattcagaacatgaaaatggcctctcccctgtgtgattTTTTAGATGTTTAACAAGAGCTGATTTTCGCTTAAAAgctttcccacattcagaacatgaaaatggcttctccactGTGTGCATTTTTTGTTGTTTAGCAAGTGTTTTTTTGtaggtaaaacatttcccacatcctGAAAATTTAAATGGCTTATCCTCTATGTGAGATATTTGATGTCTAACAAGATATGATTCCTtactaaaacattttccacattctgtgcATAGAaattgcttctctcctgtgtgagatgTCTGATGTTTAACTACCTTAGATTTCTgattaaaacacttcccacattcggaacatggaaatggcttcttCTCTCTATGAGCGCTTTTATCTTCACCACCCGTTCTGTGTCTTCTTTTTGGTATAACAGTCTGTGATGGATCAGCAGATGGGACTTGTATAGAAGGATGAGATgccagatctttgctgtgagaggctgggggtatat includes:
- the LOC138786655 gene encoding tropomyosin-2-like yields the protein MVVELEEGAMVVELEEGAMVVELGEEAWVVELEEESRVVDQKEETWVVELEEGVLVVELEEEAQVVDQKEETWVVELEEGAMVVELEEEARVVELEEGALVVELEEAALVVELEEGALVVELEEEARVVELEEEARVVDQKEETWVVELEEGVLVVELEEGVLVVELEEEARVVEQEEGALVVELEEEARVVDQKEETWVVELEEGAMAVELEEEARVDLHHRYTTDNQRDGIRGTWREFHNPV